A region of Candidatus Afararchaeum irisae DNA encodes the following proteins:
- a CDS encoding ATP synthase subunit A, producing the protein MSKAEQQTVEDGDGEISNVSGPVVEATGLDARMNDVVYVGDEGLMGEVIEIEGDTTTIQVYEETSGISPGEPVVTTGAPLSVDLGPGILDTIYDGVQRPLDILEDEMGAFLDRGVDAPGIDLEKEWEFVPEVEEGDEISSGDIVGTVPETISIDHKVMVPPDEEGGTVAEIKQGDYTVEEPVVILEDGTEITMKQEWPVRKSRPFDEKVTPRDPLVTGQRVLDGLFPIAKGGTAAIPGPFGSGKTVTQHQLAKWSDADIVIYVGCGERGNEMTEVVDDFPELEDPKTGNPLMSRTSLIANTSNMPVAARESSIYTGITLAEYYRDMGYDVALMADSTSRWAEAMREISSRLEEMPGEEGYPAYLAAALAEFYERAGRVNTLGNQDGSVSVIGAVSPPGGDFSEPVTQNTLRIVKCFWALDADLAERRHFPSINWNDSYSLYKNQLDPFFEDEVDSDWPNARQWAVGVLDEENELQEIVQLVGKDALPEDQQLTLEVARYIREVFLQQNAFHDVDTYCELDKQFAMLSLIRKFNDLAFDALDAGVPVEEINQAETPKRLFDIPTEEDWEPLVDEIDDELENEFNEMR; encoded by the coding sequence TCGAAGACGGTGATGGCGAGATATCCAACGTGAGCGGTCCCGTCGTTGAGGCGACGGGTCTCGACGCACGTATGAACGACGTCGTCTACGTCGGAGACGAAGGACTGATGGGTGAGGTCATAGAGATAGAGGGCGACACGACGACTATACAGGTCTACGAGGAGACATCGGGGATAAGCCCCGGAGAGCCCGTCGTTACGACGGGAGCACCCCTGAGTGTCGACCTCGGACCCGGAATACTCGACACGATATACGACGGAGTCCAGCGTCCTCTCGACATTCTTGAGGACGAGATGGGGGCTTTCCTCGACAGAGGAGTCGACGCCCCGGGTATCGACCTCGAAAAGGAGTGGGAGTTCGTCCCCGAGGTCGAGGAGGGCGACGAGATAAGCTCCGGAGACATAGTCGGCACAGTCCCTGAGACAATAAGCATAGACCACAAGGTAATGGTTCCGCCCGACGAGGAAGGTGGCACCGTCGCCGAGATCAAGCAGGGAGATTACACCGTTGAGGAGCCTGTCGTGATACTCGAAGACGGAACTGAGATCACGATGAAACAGGAGTGGCCTGTCAGGAAGTCGAGACCCTTCGACGAGAAGGTCACTCCGCGCGACCCTCTCGTGACGGGACAGCGTGTACTCGACGGTCTCTTCCCTATCGCTAAGGGAGGAACCGCTGCGATTCCGGGACCCTTCGGAAGCGGAAAGACAGTCACACAGCACCAGCTTGCGAAATGGAGTGACGCAGACATAGTCATCTATGTCGGCTGTGGTGAGAGAGGAAACGAGATGACTGAGGTCGTCGACGACTTCCCTGAACTCGAAGATCCCAAGACGGGGAACCCCCTGATGTCGAGGACTTCTCTCATAGCTAACACGAGTAACATGCCCGTCGCGGCGCGCGAGTCTTCGATATACACCGGAATTACTCTCGCCGAGTACTACCGTGACATGGGATACGACGTCGCTCTGATGGCGGACTCGACGAGCCGATGGGCGGAGGCGATGCGTGAGATATCCTCGCGCCTTGAGGAGATGCCGGGTGAGGAGGGATACCCCGCGTACCTCGCCGCGGCTCTCGCCGAGTTCTACGAGAGAGCGGGACGTGTCAACACTCTCGGAAACCAGGACGGCAGCGTGAGTGTCATAGGTGCTGTCTCTCCCCCGGGAGGCGACTTCTCGGAGCCCGTCACACAGAACACTCTACGTATCGTGAAGTGCTTCTGGGCTCTCGACGCCGACCTCGCCGAGAGACGCCACTTCCCGTCGATAAACTGGAACGACTCGTACTCACTCTACAAGAACCAGCTCGACCCGTTCTTCGAGGACGAGGTCGACTCCGACTGGCCCAACGCGAGACAGTGGGCTGTGGGTGTACTCGACGAGGAGAACGAGCTACAGGAGATCGTCCAGCTCGTCGGAAAGGACGCTCTTCCCGAGGATCAGCAGCTCACACTCGAGGTCGCGCGTTACATACGTGAGGTCTTCCTCCAGCAGAACGCCTTCCACGACGTCGATACCTACTGTGAGCTAGACAAGCAGTTCGCGATGCTGAGTCTGATACGTAAGTTCAACGACCTAGCATTCGACGCACTCGACGCGGGCGTGCCTGTCGAGGAGATAAACCAGGCGGAGACGCCCAAGAGACTCTTCGACATACCCACGGAGGAGGACTGGGAGCCCCTCGTCGACGAGATAGACGACGAGTTAGAGAACGAGTTCAACGAAATGAGGTGA
- a CDS encoding LUD domain-containing protein — MSDTEKAEYINRILEDEGDAVYGNTHHFNESRDAAVDGLGDRYEDLRSEARAIKEDAIERLPSLIEELRETVESNGGTVYVADDAEDARRYVAEVSEDADADTAVKSKSMTTEEIDLNDALEEENVDVYETDLGEFVIQLADEEPSHIIGPGIHKSRQKIARLFNDKFDLDHDLETAEELTEFASDYLGDRIDDADVGITGANFVSAESGTVAVVTNEGNARKVVESTPTHVAVAGIEKILPSVAEMKPFIELIGRSGTGQAITSYVSLLTPPLDSPVFGEDADAEDREFHLVLVDNGRSEMRQDEVLRETLYCIRCSACLNTCPNFQSAGGHVFGGETYTGGIATGWEAGVEGLDSAEEFNDLCTGCSRCVNKCPVKIDIPWINTAVRDRINRDGDSELDFVYEGLLPAEDSETTPRLRKLLFGNFERIARIGSKTAPVSNLLAESRPAKYLLDRVGVDSRRDLPEFESTTLRDWFESRAPKSSETHETVVLYPDVYTNYINVERGKAAVRVLESLGVEVVVPDLPGTGRAPLSQGMVETARLKAEDLYDAVADLDLDLRDDTKIVVVEPSSLAMLRSDYEKLLPEDEYAEISARSYELFEYIDGLIDSDPSLRNCLVRRSGDVFYHSHCQQRTLGLEEPTVEVLEAAGYDVTTSDAECCGMAGSFGYKSEYYDLSVDVGEKIQKPEDSDHLVASGSSCEDQMNDLLSPNPETRHPVRLLDPKHVIQD; from the coding sequence ATGAGTGATACTGAGAAAGCCGAATACATAAACCGGATACTCGAAGACGAGGGCGACGCAGTCTACGGTAACACACACCATTTCAACGAGTCGCGTGATGCCGCCGTAGACGGACTCGGCGACAGATACGAAGACCTCAGGTCGGAGGCTCGCGCGATAAAGGAAGACGCCATAGAACGGCTTCCGTCACTTATCGAGGAGCTACGTGAGACCGTCGAGTCGAACGGAGGCACCGTATACGTCGCAGACGACGCCGAAGACGCCCGTCGGTACGTAGCCGAGGTGTCTGAAGACGCCGACGCCGACACCGCTGTCAAGAGCAAGTCGATGACTACCGAGGAGATAGACCTCAACGACGCGCTCGAAGAAGAAAATGTCGACGTCTACGAGACCGACCTCGGCGAGTTCGTGATACAGCTCGCCGACGAGGAGCCGTCCCATATCATAGGACCCGGAATACACAAGTCGAGACAGAAGATAGCACGTCTCTTCAACGACAAGTTCGACCTCGATCACGACCTCGAAACCGCCGAGGAGCTTACCGAGTTCGCGAGCGACTACCTCGGTGACAGGATAGACGACGCAGACGTCGGCATCACGGGAGCCAACTTCGTCTCCGCCGAGTCGGGGACAGTCGCAGTAGTCACCAACGAGGGGAACGCCCGTAAGGTCGTAGAGTCGACACCCACACACGTCGCAGTAGCGGGGATCGAGAAGATACTACCGTCTGTCGCCGAGATGAAGCCCTTCATAGAGCTCATAGGAAGGTCGGGTACGGGACAGGCGATCACGTCGTACGTCTCTCTTCTGACCCCACCTCTCGACAGCCCTGTCTTCGGTGAGGACGCCGACGCCGAGGACCGAGAGTTCCACCTCGTCCTCGTCGACAACGGAAGGTCGGAGATGAGACAAGACGAGGTTCTGAGGGAGACACTCTACTGCATCCGTTGTTCGGCGTGTCTCAACACGTGTCCCAACTTCCAGAGCGCGGGAGGACACGTCTTCGGCGGTGAGACCTACACCGGTGGGATCGCCACGGGATGGGAAGCGGGCGTCGAGGGTCTTGACTCCGCCGAGGAGTTCAACGACCTGTGTACGGGCTGTTCGAGATGTGTCAACAAATGCCCCGTGAAGATCGACATACCGTGGATAAACACCGCAGTACGTGACAGGATAAACAGAGACGGCGACTCCGAACTCGACTTCGTCTACGAGGGTCTTCTTCCCGCAGAAGACTCCGAGACTACTCCACGTCTACGTAAATTGCTCTTCGGCAACTTCGAGAGGATCGCGCGCATCGGTTCGAAGACCGCACCTGTCTCTAACCTCCTCGCCGAGAGCCGTCCCGCGAAGTACCTACTCGACCGTGTAGGCGTAGACTCTCGACGCGACCTCCCTGAGTTCGAGTCGACGACTCTGAGAGACTGGTTCGAGTCGCGGGCTCCTAAGTCATCTGAGACCCACGAGACTGTCGTCCTCTATCCCGACGTCTACACTAACTACATCAACGTCGAGAGAGGTAAAGCCGCAGTACGTGTCCTCGAATCCCTCGGCGTCGAGGTCGTGGTTCCCGACCTCCCGGGGACTGGACGCGCACCTCTTTCCCAGGGAATGGTCGAGACCGCGAGACTCAAAGCCGAGGATCTCTACGACGCCGTCGCCGACCTCGACCTCGACCTACGAGACGACACCAAGATAGTCGTAGTCGAGCCGTCATCTCTCGCGATGCTCAGAAGCGACTACGAGAAGCTCCTTCCCGAGGACGAGTACGCCGAGATAAGCGCGAGGAGCTACGAACTCTTCGAGTACATAGACGGTCTCATCGACTCAGACCCTTCGCTCAGAAACTGTCTCGTGCGCCGGTCTGGAGACGTCTTCTACCACTCTCACTGTCAGCAGAGGACACTCGGACTCGAAGAGCCGACTGTCGAAGTCCTCGAAGCCGCGGGATACGACGTCACGACCTCCGACGCCGAGTGCTGTGGTATGGCGGGGTCGTTCGGCTACAAGTCGGAGTACTACGACCTCAGTGTCGACGTCGGTGAGAAGATACAGAAACCCGAAGACTCCGACCACCTAGTCGCGAGCGGCTCGTCGTGTGAGGATCAGATGAACGACCTACTCAGCCCCAACCCTGAGACGCGCCATCCCGTACGTCTCCTCGACCCGAAGCACGTCATCCAGGACTGA
- a CDS encoding V-type ATP synthase subunit D, protein MAVEDVKPTRKNLMEIKDRIELSEQGHDTLEKKRDGLIMEFMEILDEAQDVRSQLEQDYDEAQKKINKARAMDGDLAVRGAASARAETPEIVVDSKNIMGVVVPQIEGSKVQKDVGERGYGLLGTSARVDEAAVAYEKLLDSIILAAEIETAMRKMLDEIEKTKRRVNALEFKLLPELKEARDFIELRLDEMEREEIFRMKKIKEKKEEEEEEDDFVSQFDDPPSETETPDRVPSDD, encoded by the coding sequence ATGGCAGTAGAGGACGTCAAACCCACGCGTAAGAACCTGATGGAGATCAAGGATCGTATCGAGCTCTCCGAACAGGGTCACGACACTCTCGAGAAGAAGCGCGACGGACTCATAATGGAGTTCATGGAGATACTCGATGAGGCTCAGGACGTACGTTCACAGCTCGAACAGGACTACGACGAGGCTCAGAAGAAGATCAACAAGGCTCGGGCAATGGACGGCGACCTCGCCGTGAGAGGCGCGGCGAGTGCCCGCGCTGAGACTCCCGAGATAGTCGTCGACTCGAAGAACATAATGGGAGTCGTAGTCCCTCAGATCGAGGGATCGAAGGTACAGAAAGACGTCGGAGAGCGCGGCTACGGTCTCTTAGGCACGAGTGCACGTGTCGACGAGGCGGCGGTGGCTTACGAGAAGCTCCTCGACTCGATAATACTCGCCGCCGAGATAGAGACCGCGATGAGAAAGATGCTCGACGAGATTGAGAAGACGAAGAGACGTGTCAATGCTCTCGAGTTCAAGCTCCTTCCCGAGCTCAAGGAGGCGCGTGACTTCATAGAGCTACGTCTCGACGAGATGGAACGCGAGGAGATCTTCCGTATGAAGAAGATAAAGGAGAAGAAGGAAGAGGAGGAAGAAGAAGACGACTTCGTAAGTCAGTTCGACGACCCGCCGTCGGAGACAGAGACGCCCGACCGCGTCCCGAGCGACGACTGA
- a CDS encoding LUD domain-containing protein, producing MKHESDSDSAPSLDEFEERLADLGVGVTAVPRSDLSDAVDDATEGTAVASSDLDGSILPDYTETQPSEDEIRDADTGITRAEFGVASYGTLGIVSEGRASQVSLYPDRHVAVLRRDDLVEDIETALELVDSADTDVVLATGVSSTSDMGESVRGVHGVSTAEVVVVE from the coding sequence GTGAAACACGAATCCGACTCCGACTCTGCCCCTTCTTTGGACGAGTTCGAGGAAAGACTCGCTGACTTGGGCGTCGGAGTTACGGCTGTGCCGAGGTCGGATCTCTCGGACGCGGTCGACGATGCTACTGAGGGGACTGCGGTCGCGTCGTCGGATCTCGATGGCTCTATTCTCCCCGACTATACCGAGACCCAGCCTTCGGAAGACGAGATACGTGACGCCGACACGGGGATTACGAGAGCGGAGTTCGGCGTCGCTTCCTACGGGACTCTCGGTATCGTCTCGGAGGGACGCGCGAGCCAGGTGAGTCTGTATCCCGACAGACACGTCGCCGTCCTGAGACGTGACGACCTCGTGGAAGACATCGAAACGGCTCTCGAACTCGTCGACTCCGCCGACACCGACGTCGTACTCGCTACGGGGGTTAGCTCAACGAGTGACATGGGCGAGTCGGTCAGGGGAGTTCACGGTGTCTCGACCGCCGAGGTAGTGGTGGTAGAATGA
- a CDS encoding V-type ATP synthase subunit B, giving the protein MKEYKTINEISGPLVMVEVDEPVGYDEMVEIKVGDEIKKGQVLEAGDDIVSVQVFEGTNEIDQNSSVRFLGETMKMPVTEDLLGRVLSGRGNPIDGGAEIVPDERRDIIGSSINPTAREYPKEFIQTGISAIDGMNTLIRGQKLPIFSGSGLPHNDLALQIARQAEVPEEGDEDTEFAVVFGAMGITQEEANEFLEEFERTGALERSVVFQNLADDPAVERIVTPRLALTTAEYLAFDKGYHVLTILTDMTNYCEALREIGAAREEVPGRRGYPGYMYTDLASLYERAGRIEGVEGSVTQIPILTMPGDDDTHPIPDLTGYITEGQIYIDRNLESEGVVPPIDVLPSLSRLMDDGIGEGFTRADHEDVANQMYAAYAEGNDLRDLVNIVGREALSERDNLFLDFADRFEQEFVNQGWNTNRSIEDTLGIAWDLLSMLPKDELKRVGDEFIEEYYVGEDGDDETEKAEAEAKA; this is encoded by the coding sequence ATGAAGGAGTACAAGACAATAAACGAGATCAGCGGACCCCTTGTGATGGTCGAGGTCGACGAGCCCGTCGGATACGACGAGATGGTCGAGATAAAGGTCGGCGACGAGATCAAGAAGGGGCAGGTTCTCGAAGCGGGAGACGACATAGTCAGCGTCCAGGTCTTCGAGGGTACGAACGAGATAGACCAGAACTCGAGCGTACGTTTCCTCGGAGAGACGATGAAGATGCCCGTCACCGAGGATCTCCTCGGACGCGTCCTGTCGGGACGTGGAAACCCCATAGACGGCGGTGCTGAGATAGTCCCCGACGAGAGACGTGACATAATCGGCTCCTCGATAAATCCGACCGCGCGCGAGTATCCCAAGGAGTTCATACAGACGGGTATAAGCGCGATAGACGGCATGAACACCCTCATACGTGGGCAGAAGCTCCCGATATTCTCGGGAAGCGGACTTCCCCACAACGACCTCGCGCTCCAGATTGCGCGACAGGCTGAGGTTCCCGAGGAAGGTGACGAAGACACCGAGTTCGCGGTTGTCTTCGGCGCGATGGGAATCACACAGGAGGAGGCAAACGAGTTCCTGGAGGAGTTCGAACGCACCGGCGCGCTCGAACGTTCTGTCGTCTTCCAGAACCTCGCCGACGACCCCGCTGTCGAACGTATAGTCACTCCGAGACTCGCTCTCACGACGGCGGAGTACCTCGCCTTCGACAAGGGATACCACGTCCTCACTATACTCACAGACATGACCAACTACTGTGAGGCTCTGCGTGAGATAGGCGCGGCGCGTGAGGAGGTTCCGGGACGACGTGGATACCCGGGTTACATGTACACCGACCTCGCCTCGCTCTACGAGAGAGCGGGACGTATCGAGGGGGTCGAGGGAAGTGTGACACAGATCCCTATACTCACGATGCCGGGAGACGACGACACACATCCCATACCTGACCTCACCGGCTACATTACCGAGGGTCAGATATACATAGACAGGAACCTCGAGTCGGAGGGAGTCGTCCCGCCGATAGACGTCCTTCCGTCGCTCTCGCGTCTGATGGACGACGGAATAGGAGAGGGATTCACACGTGCCGACCACGAGGACGTTGCCAACCAGATGTACGCCGCCTACGCCGAGGGTAACGACCTCAGAGACCTCGTTAACATTGTCGGACGTGAGGCTCTCTCGGAGAGGGACAACCTCTTCCTCGACTTCGCCGACAGATTCGAACAGGAGTTCGTCAACCAGGGCTGGAACACCAACCGCTCTATAGAGGACACTCTCGGAATAGCGTGGGATCTCCTCTCGATGCTCCCGAAGGACGAGCTCAAACGTGTCGGCGACGAGTTCATTGAGGAGTACTACGTGGGTGAAGACGGAGACGACGAGACCGAGAAAGCTGAAGCCGAGGCGAAGGCTTAA
- a CDS encoding aconitate hydratase, whose product MGQNITQKIISDHLVEGDMEPGEEIGIDVDQVLSQDTTGTLVWLQFEALDMPEHKTELAAQYCDHQTYQFDFKNTDDHRFLKSASNKYGAWFSRPGNGICHQVHTENFAEPGKVLLGADSHTPTQGGMGMLSIGAGGLDIAVAMGGGAYYIEMPEVVEVRLTGELPDWATAKDVILEMLRRHGVEGGVGKVFEYTGPGVESLSVPERTTITNMGTELGATSSVFPSDERTRDYLERLGREEDYTELKPDDDAEYDDTIEIDLGEIEPLVACPSMPDNVVPVSEVEGTEVEQVMVGSCTNGGYEDVESFARTLDGNTVDEDVHAIVAPASKQTDEMLARNGTAADLMAAGVNWSESTCGACIGIGHVPASDSASLRTFNRNFEGRSGIEDDAVYLSSPEVAAAAAVEGELVDPRDYAETYGVDSPETVVPDGFSGSKVDLLEPDEEDVELKKGPNIGEVPLKDPLGDTVEGETLLKVGDDITTDHIIPATSEILMYRSNIDKLSEYTLSRVDPDFAERAKQKGSGVIVGGENYGQGSSREHAALCPMNLGVEAVVAKSFARIHKANLFNFGLLPLTFKNPDDYEKIDEGDDLRIENVVEKVEAGDEEFTLVNETNGIEIPVELEASERERRLLAAGGKLPYTKQNA is encoded by the coding sequence ATGGGACAAAACATCACTCAGAAGATTATCTCCGACCACTTGGTGGAAGGAGATATGGAGCCTGGCGAGGAGATCGGGATAGACGTCGACCAGGTTCTGTCTCAGGACACGACAGGCACACTCGTCTGGCTCCAGTTCGAGGCACTCGACATGCCCGAACACAAGACCGAACTCGCCGCACAGTACTGTGACCACCAGACCTACCAGTTCGACTTCAAGAACACCGACGACCACCGTTTCCTCAAGAGCGCGTCGAACAAGTACGGCGCGTGGTTCTCACGCCCCGGAAACGGCATATGCCACCAGGTACACACAGAGAACTTCGCCGAGCCCGGCAAGGTTCTTCTCGGAGCCGACTCCCACACGCCGACACAGGGCGGAATGGGTATGCTCTCGATAGGTGCGGGAGGTCTCGACATAGCCGTAGCGATGGGTGGAGGTGCCTACTACATCGAGATGCCCGAGGTCGTCGAGGTACGTCTCACGGGAGAGCTACCTGACTGGGCGACTGCGAAGGACGTCATACTCGAGATGCTCCGACGTCATGGCGTCGAGGGCGGAGTCGGTAAGGTCTTCGAGTACACGGGTCCCGGTGTCGAGAGTCTCTCAGTCCCCGAGAGGACGACTATCACTAACATGGGTACGGAGCTCGGAGCGACTTCGAGTGTCTTCCCGAGTGACGAGAGGACACGCGACTACCTCGAACGTCTCGGAAGAGAGGAAGACTACACAGAGCTCAAGCCCGACGACGACGCCGAGTACGACGACACGATAGAGATCGACCTCGGCGAGATAGAGCCTCTCGTCGCGTGTCCGAGCATGCCCGACAATGTCGTTCCCGTCTCCGAGGTCGAGGGAACCGAAGTCGAACAGGTCATGGTCGGATCGTGTACCAACGGCGGATACGAGGATGTCGAGTCTTTCGCGCGCACACTCGACGGAAACACGGTCGACGAGGACGTCCACGCTATCGTCGCTCCGGCGTCGAAACAGACCGATGAGATGCTCGCGAGAAACGGAACAGCCGCCGACCTCATGGCTGCGGGCGTCAACTGGTCCGAGTCGACGTGTGGCGCGTGCATCGGAATAGGACACGTCCCCGCGAGCGACTCCGCCTCACTCAGAACCTTCAACCGCAACTTCGAGGGACGTTCGGGAATAGAGGACGACGCAGTCTACCTCTCGTCGCCCGAGGTCGCCGCCGCCGCAGCAGTCGAGGGCGAACTCGTAGACCCGCGTGACTACGCCGAGACCTACGGAGTCGACTCTCCCGAAACAGTCGTACCTGACGGCTTCTCGGGAAGCAAGGTCGACCTACTCGAACCCGACGAAGAAGACGTCGAGCTAAAGAAAGGACCCAATATCGGCGAGGTACCTCTCAAGGATCCCCTCGGTGACACCGTAGAGGGAGAGACACTACTCAAGGTCGGCGACGACATAACCACCGACCACATCATACCCGCGACGAGTGAGATACTCATGTACAGGTCGAACATAGACAAGCTCTCGGAGTACACTCTCTCACGTGTCGACCCCGACTTCGCCGAACGCGCGAAACAGAAGGGCAGCGGCGTCATAGTCGGCGGAGAGAACTACGGACAGGGATCGAGCCGTGAGCACGCCGCGCTGTGTCCGATGAACTTAGGCGTCGAGGCGGTCGTCGCTAAGTCGTTCGCGCGCATACACAAGGCGAACCTATTCAACTTCGGTCTCCTTCCGCTGACCTTCAAGAACCCCGACGACTACGAGAAGATAGACGAGGGCGACGACCTGCGTATCGAGAACGTCGTCGAGAAGGTCGAGGCAGGAGACGAGGAGTTCACTCTCGTCAATGAGACGAACGGAATAGAGATACCCGTCGAACTCGAAGCCAGTGAGAGAGAGCGCCGACTCCTCGCAGCGGGTGGAAAGCTCCCGTACACGAAGCAGAACGCATAA
- a CDS encoding tRNA (guanine(10)-N(2))-dimethyltransferase — protein sequence MEKVTEGEVTVRTTDDVFYNPDMEMNRDITVAVLNAVSGEDDPGETTYADAMTATGIRGVRAAVEAGVDVTMNDRSPDAVDLARSNLEENDADGDVVRSDSNVFMWSKTADVVDVDPFGSPVVFADSAFNSAQSVACFTATDTAPLCGAHSSDRRRYSAVPLNTEYHPEMGLRVLIGALVRTAARHDVAAEPVLSHVSDHYVRTYMSLDTGGKVANASLEGLGYISHCFDCYYRTSSHGMIFDGERDCPNCGSEMRVAGPLWIDSVRDPEFVDEVRDEIERYMGTYKRARKVLRLVRDEIETPTHYDHHKLSKKWGVTPYKIDESVEMIREAGFEASRAHYSGTAIKTDADVDELEEFVGE from the coding sequence ATGGAGAAAGTCACCGAGGGCGAGGTTACGGTACGGACGACCGACGACGTCTTCTACAACCCCGACATGGAGATGAACCGCGACATCACGGTCGCAGTCCTCAACGCGGTAAGCGGCGAGGACGATCCTGGCGAGACGACCTACGCCGACGCGATGACCGCGACGGGGATAAGAGGCGTGAGAGCCGCAGTAGAGGCGGGCGTCGATGTAACCATGAACGACAGGAGCCCCGACGCCGTCGATCTCGCACGGTCGAACCTCGAAGAAAACGACGCCGACGGCGATGTCGTGAGGTCGGACTCGAACGTCTTCATGTGGTCGAAGACCGCTGACGTCGTCGATGTCGATCCCTTCGGGAGTCCCGTAGTCTTTGCCGACTCCGCCTTCAACTCAGCGCAGTCAGTCGCGTGTTTCACGGCTACTGACACCGCACCCCTATGTGGAGCGCATTCGAGCGACAGGAGAAGGTACTCCGCGGTTCCTCTCAACACAGAGTACCATCCCGAGATGGGTCTACGTGTCCTTATAGGAGCCCTCGTGAGAACTGCGGCGAGACACGACGTCGCCGCCGAGCCAGTCTTATCACACGTCTCCGACCACTATGTCAGGACATACATGAGCCTCGACACAGGCGGTAAGGTCGCCAACGCCTCGCTCGAAGGTCTCGGATACATCTCCCACTGCTTCGACTGTTACTACAGGACGTCTTCACACGGAATGATCTTCGACGGCGAGCGCGACTGTCCCAACTGTGGCTCCGAGATGAGGGTAGCAGGTCCCCTCTGGATAGACTCGGTACGTGACCCGGAGTTCGTCGACGAGGTCAGGGACGAGATAGAGAGGTACATGGGGACGTATAAACGCGCGAGGAAGGTTCTGCGTCTCGTGAGGGACGAGATAGAGACGCCGACACATTACGACCACCACAAGCTGTCGAAGAAATGGGGCGTGACCCCGTACAAGATAGACGAGTCGGTCGAGATGATCAGAGAAGCCGGCTTCGAGGCTAGCCGCGCGCATTACTCGGGAACTGCGATAAAGACAGACGCCGACGTAGACGAGCTTGAGGAGTTCGTCGGCGAGTAG